The following proteins are encoded in a genomic region of Streptococcus gwangjuense:
- a CDS encoding SP_0009 family protein, with translation MENLLDVIEQFLSLSDEKLEELADKNQLLRLQEEKERKNA, from the coding sequence ATGGAAAATTTATTAGATGTAATAGAGCAATTTTTGAGTCTATCGGATGAAAAGCTGGAAGAGTTGGCTGATAAAAATCAATTATTGCGTTTACAAGAAGAAAAGGAAAGGAAGAATGCGTAA
- a CDS encoding septum formation initiator family protein — protein sequence MSKNIVQLNNSFIQNEHQRRRYLMKERQKRNRFMGWVLILMILLFILPTYNLAQSYHQLLQRRQQLSDLQTQYQTLSEEKEKETAFATKLKDEDYAAKYMRAKYYYSKNREAVYTIPDLLPR from the coding sequence ATGTCTAAAAATATCGTACAATTGAATAATTCTTTTATTCAAAATGAACACCAACGTCGTCGCTATCTGATGAAAGAACGACAAAAACGTAATCGTTTCATGGGTTGGGTTCTTATTTTGATGATTTTATTGTTCATTTTACCAACTTATAATCTTGCTCAAAGCTATCATCAATTACTCCAAAGACGTCAACAGTTATCAGACTTGCAAACTCAGTATCAAACCTTGAGTGAGGAAAAGGAGAAAGAGACAGCTTTTGCCACAAAGTTGAAAGATGAAGATTACGCTGCTAAATACATGCGTGCAAAATATTATTATTCTAAGAATCGGGAAGCTGTTTATACGATTCCTGACTTGCTCCCAAGGTGA
- a CDS encoding RNA-binding S4 domain-containing protein, translated as MRLDKYLKVSRIIKRRTVAKEVADKGRIKVNGILAKSSTDLKVNDKVEIRFGNKLLLVKVLEMKDSTKKEDAAGMYEIISETRVEENV; from the coding sequence ATGAGATTAGATAAATATTTAAAAGTATCAAGAATTATCAAGCGTCGTACAGTCGCAAAAGAAGTAGCAGATAAAGGTAGAATTAAGGTAAATGGAATTTTGGCTAAAAGTTCAACGGACTTGAAAGTTAATGACAAAGTTGAAATTCGCTTTGGCAATAAGTTGCTACTTGTAAAAGTACTGGAGATGAAAGATAGTACAAAAAAAGAAGATGCGGCAGGAATGTATGAAATTATCAGTGAAACACGGGTAGAAGAAAATGTCTAA
- the mfd gene encoding transcription-repair coupling factor translates to MVALLDLFSENDQIKKWHQNLTDKKRQLMLGLSTSTKALAIASSLRQEDKIVLLTSTYGEAEGLVSDLISVLGEELIYPFLVDDSPMVEFLMSSQEKIISRVEALRFLTDSSKKGILVCNIAASRLILPSPNIFKDSIVKITVGEEYDQHALIHQLKEIGYRKVTQVQTQGEFSLRGDILDIFEISQLEPYRIEFFGDEVDGIRSFEVETQLSKENQTELTIFPASDMLLREKDYQRGQSALEKQISKTLSPILKSYLEEILSSFNQKQIHSDSRKFLSLCYDKTWTVFDYIEKDTPVFFDDYQKLMNQYEVFERELAQYFTEELQNSKAFSEMQYFADTEQIYKKQSPVTFFSNLQKGLGNLKFDKIYQFNQYPMQEFFNQFSFLKEEIERYKKMDYTIILQSSNSMGSKTLEDVLEEYQIKLDSIDKSSICKESVNLIEGNLRHGFHFVDEKVLLITEHEIFQKKLKRRFRRQHVSNAERLKDYNELEKGDYVVHHIHGIGQYLGIETIEIKGIHRDYVSVQYQNGDQISIPVEQIHLLSKYVSSDGKAPKLNKLNDGHFKKAKQKVKNQVEDIADDLIKLYSERSQLKGFAFSADDEDQHAFDDAFPYVETDDQLRSVEEIKRDMQASQPMDRLLVGDVGFGKTEVAMRAAFKAVNDHKQVVVLVPTTVLAQQHYTNFKERFQNFAVNIDVLSRFRSKKEQTETLEKLKKGQVDILIGTHRVLSKDVMFADLGLMIIDEEQRFGVKHKETLKELKKQVDVLTLTATPIPRTLHMSMLGIRDLSVIETPPTNRYPVQTYVLEKNDSVIRDAVLREMERGGQVYYLYNKVDTIDQKVSELQELIPEASIGYVHGQMSEIQLENTLLDFIEGQYDILVTTTIIETGVDIPNANTLFIENADHMGLSTLYQLRGRVGRSNRIAYAYLMYRPEKSISEVSEKRLEAIKGFTELGSGFKIAMRDLSIRGAGNLLGKSQSGFIDSVGFELYSQLLEEAIAKRHGNGNIRTKGNAELILQIDAYLPDTYISDQRHKIEVYKKIRQIDNRVNYEELQEELMDRFGEYPDVVAYLLEIGLVKSYLDKVFVQRVERKENKITVQFEKITQRLFLAQDYFKSLSATNLKAAITENKGLMEVVFDIRNKKDYEILEGLLIFGERLLEIKESKEAISF, encoded by the coding sequence ATGGTGGCCTTATTAGATTTATTCTCAGAAAATGATCAGATAAAAAAATGGCATCAAAATCTGACAGATAAGAAAAGACAATTAATGTTAGGCTTGTCAACTTCTACAAAAGCTTTAGCAATTGCTAGTAGTTTGAGACAGGAAGATAAGATTGTGTTATTGACGTCAACTTATGGAGAAGCAGAAGGACTTGTTAGTGATCTTATATCTGTCTTGGGTGAGGAACTTATCTATCCATTTTTGGTAGATGACTCCCCTATGGTCGAGTTTTTGATGTCTTCACAAGAAAAAATCATTTCACGGGTTGAAGCCTTGCGTTTTTTGACTGATTCATCTAAGAAAGGGATTTTAGTTTGTAATATCGCAGCAAGTCGATTGATTTTACCGTCTCCCAATATATTTAAAGATAGTATTGTAAAAATAACAGTTGGTGAAGAATATGACCAACACGCACTTATCCATCAGTTAAAAGAGATAGGCTATCGAAAAGTTACACAAGTACAAACTCAAGGCGAATTTAGTCTGCGAGGAGATATTTTAGATATTTTTGAAATATCCCAGTTAGAACCTTACCGAATCGAATTTTTTGGTGATGAAGTCGATGGTATTAGGTCATTTGAAGTCGAAACACAATTATCGAAAGAAAATCAGACAGAACTCACTATCTTTCCAGCTAGTGATATGCTTTTGAGAGAAAAGGATTATCAACGAGGACAGTCAGCTTTAGAAAAACAAATTTCAAAAACGTTATCACCTATTTTAAAATCATACTTAGAAGAAATTCTTTCAAGTTTTAACCAAAAACAAATTCATTCTGATTCACGGAAATTTTTATCTTTGTGTTATGATAAGACATGGACTGTTTTTGACTATATTGAAAAAGATACCCCAGTATTCTTTGATGATTATCAGAAATTGATGAATCAGTATGAAGTCTTTGAAAGGGAGTTAGCACAATACTTTACAGAAGAATTACAGAACAGTAAAGCATTTTCTGAGATGCAGTATTTTGCTGATACAGAGCAAATCTACAAAAAACAGAGTCCGGTTACCTTTTTCTCTAATCTTCAAAAAGGGTTAGGAAATCTCAAGTTTGACAAAATTTATCAATTTAATCAATATCCTATGCAGGAGTTTTTCAATCAATTTTCTTTTCTAAAAGAAGAAATTGAGAGATACAAAAAAATGGATTATACTATTATCCTGCAGTCTAGCAATTCAATGGGAAGTAAAACATTGGAGGATGTTTTAGAGGAATACCAGATTAAATTGGATTCCATAGATAAGTCAAGTATTTGTAAAGAATCTGTAAACTTAATCGAGGGTAATCTCAGACATGGTTTTCATTTTGTAGATGAAAAGGTTTTATTGATAACTGAACATGAGATTTTTCAAAAGAAATTGAAACGTCGTTTTCGAAGACAACATGTTTCAAACGCAGAGAGATTAAAAGATTACAATGAACTTGAAAAAGGAGATTACGTTGTTCACCATATCCATGGAATTGGTCAATATCTAGGGATTGAAACCATTGAAATCAAAGGGATTCACCGTGATTATGTTAGTGTTCAATACCAAAACGGGGATCAAATCTCTATCCCAGTGGAACAGATTCATCTGCTTTCCAAATACGTTTCAAGTGACGGGAAAGCTCCTAAACTCAATAAATTAAATGACGGTCATTTCAAAAAAGCCAAGCAAAAAGTTAAGAACCAGGTAGAGGATATAGCTGACGATTTAATCAAACTTTATTCTGAACGCAGCCAGTTGAAGGGTTTTGCTTTCTCAGCTGATGATGAGGATCAACATGCTTTTGATGATGCCTTCCCTTATGTTGAAACGGATGATCAACTTCGTAGTGTTGAGGAAATCAAGAGAGATATGCAGGCTTCTCAGCCAATGGATCGACTTTTAGTTGGGGATGTTGGTTTTGGAAAGACTGAAGTTGCTATGCGTGCAGCCTTTAAGGCAGTCAATGATCACAAACAGGTTGTCGTTCTAGTTCCGACAACGGTTTTAGCGCAACAGCACTATACGAATTTTAAGGAACGATTCCAAAATTTTGCAGTTAATATTGATGTATTGAGTCGCTTTAGAAGTAAAAAAGAGCAGACTGAAACACTTGAAAAATTGAAAAAGGGTCAAGTTGATATTTTGATTGGAACACATCGTGTTTTGTCAAAAGATGTTATGTTTGCTGATTTGGGCTTGATGATTATTGATGAGGAACAGCGATTTGGTGTCAAGCATAAGGAAACCTTGAAAGAATTGAAGAAACAAGTGGATGTTCTAACTTTGACAGCAACGCCGATTCCTCGTACCCTTCACATGTCTATGCTGGGAATCAGAGATTTGTCTGTTATTGAAACTCCGCCGACTAATCGTTATCCAGTGCAAACCTATGTCTTAGAAAAGAATGATAGTGTGATTCGTGATGCTGTCTTGCGTGAAATGGAGCGTGGAGGTCAAGTTTACTATCTTTACAATAAAGTTGACACAATTGATCAGAAGGTTTCAGAATTACAGGAGTTGATTCCAGAGGCTTCGATTGGGTATGTTCATGGGCAAATGAGTGAGATTCAGTTAGAAAATACTCTACTAGATTTCATTGAAGGTCAGTATGATATCTTGGTGACAACTACCATTATTGAGACAGGGGTGGACATTCCAAATGCCAATACTTTATTTATTGAAAATGCGGATCATATGGGCTTGTCAACCTTGTATCAGTTAAGAGGAAGAGTCGGTCGTAGTAATCGTATTGCTTATGCCTATCTCATGTATCGTCCAGAAAAATCAATCAGTGAAGTCTCCGAGAAGAGATTAGAAGCGATTAAAGGATTTACAGAATTGGGCTCTGGATTTAAGATTGCAATGCGAGATCTTTCGATTCGTGGAGCAGGAAATCTCTTAGGCAAGTCTCAGTCTGGTTTCATTGATTCTGTTGGTTTTGAATTGTATTCGCAATTACTAGAGGAAGCTATTGCTAAACGACATGGTAATGGGAACATAAGGACCAAAGGAAATGCCGAATTGATTTTACAAATTGATGCTTATCTTCCTGATACCTATATTTCTGATCAACGACATAAGATTGAAGTTTACAAGAAAATTCGTCAAATTGACAACCGTGTCAATTATGAGGAGTTACAAGAAGAGCTGATGGACCGTTTTGGAGAATACCCAGATGTGGTTGCTTATCTTTTAGAGATTGGTTTAGTCAAGTCATATTTGGACAAGGTCTTTGTTCAACGTGTGGAAAGAAAAGAGAATAAGATTACAGTCCAATTTGAAAAAATTACTCAGCGACTGTTCTTGGCTCAAGATTATTTTAAATCTTTATCAGCAACGAATTTAAAAGCAGCCATAACTGAGAATAAGGGATTAATGGAAGTTGTATTTGATATCCGAAACAAGAAGGACTATGAAATTTTAGAAGGTCTGCTCATTTTTGGAGAAAGGTTATTAGAGATAAAAGAATCAAAGGAAGCAATTTCCTTTTAA
- the pth gene encoding aminoacyl-tRNA hydrolase, whose amino-acid sequence MTKLLVGLGNPGDKYFETKHNVGFMLIDQLAKKQNVTFTHDKIFQADLASFFLNGEKIYLVKPTTFMNESGKAVHALLTYYGLDIEDLLIIYDDLDMEVGKIRLRAKGSAGGHNGIKSIIQHIGTQTFNRVKIGIGRPKNGMSVVNHVLSKFDKDDYIGILQSIDKVDDSVNYYLQEKNFEKTMQRYNG is encoded by the coding sequence ATGACCAAATTACTTGTAGGATTAGGAAATCCAGGGGATAAATATTTTGAAACAAAACACAATGTTGGATTTATGTTGATTGACCAACTAGCGAAGAAACAGAATGTCACTTTTACACATGATAAGATATTTCAAGCTGACCTAGCATCCTTTTTCCTAAATGGAGAAAAAATTTATCTTGTCAAACCAACGACATTTATGAATGAAAGCGGAAAAGCGGTTCATGCTTTATTAACTTATTATGGTTTAGATATTGAAGATTTACTCATCATTTACGATGACCTTGACATGGAAGTTGGAAAGATTCGCTTAAGAGCAAAGGGATCCGCAGGTGGTCATAATGGTATCAAGTCTATTATTCAACATATTGGAACCCAGACATTTAATCGTGTTAAGATTGGAATCGGAAGACCTAAAAATGGAATGTCAGTTGTTAACCATGTTTTGAGTAAGTTTGACAAGGATGATTATATTGGTATTTTACAGTCTATTGACAAAGTTGACGATTCTGTAAACTACTATTTACAAGAGAAAAACTTTGAAAAAACGATGCAGAGGTATAACGGATAA
- the ychF gene encoding redox-regulated ATPase YchF, which yields MALTAGIVGLPNVGKSTLFNAITKAGAEAANYPFATIDPNVGMVEVPDERLQKLTEMITPKKTVPTTFEFTDIAGIVKGASKGEGLGNKFLANIREVDAIVHVVRAFDDENVMREQGREDAFVDPLADIDTINLELILADLESVNKRYARVEKMARTQKDKESVAEFNVLQKIKPVLEDGKSARTIEFTDEEQKVVKGLFLLTTKPVLYVANVDEDVVSEPDSIDYVKQIREFAATENAEVVVISARAEEEISELDDEDKQEFLEALGLTESGVDKLTRAAYHLLGLGTYFTAGEKEVRAWTFKRGMKAPQAAGIIHSDFEKGFIRAVTMSYEDLVKYGSEKAVKEAGRLREEGKEYIVQDGDIMEFRFNV from the coding sequence ATGGCTTTAACAGCAGGTATCGTTGGTTTGCCAAACGTTGGTAAATCAACACTATTTAATGCAATTACAAAAGCAGGAGCAGAGGCAGCAAACTACCCATTTGCGACGATTGATCCAAACGTTGGAATGGTAGAAGTTCCAGATGAACGCCTCCAAAAATTGACGGAAATGATTACTCCTAAAAAGACAGTTCCAACAACATTTGAGTTTACAGATATCGCAGGGATTGTAAAAGGTGCATCAAAAGGAGAAGGGCTAGGGAATAAATTCTTGGCCAATATCCGTGAAGTAGATGCGATTGTTCATGTAGTTCGTGCTTTTGATGATGAAAATGTCATGCGCGAGCAAGGACGTGAAGATGCTTTTGTGGATCCCCTGGCAGATATTGATACTATTAACCTAGAGTTGATTCTTGCTGACTTAGAATCAGTTAACAAACGATATGCGCGTGTAGAAAAGATGGCACGTACGCAAAAAGATAAAGAATCAGTAGCAGAGTTTAATGTTCTTCAAAAGATTAAACCTGTTCTTGAAGATGGAAAATCAGCTCGAACTATTGAATTTACAGATGAAGAACAAAAAGTTGTCAAAGGTCTCTTCCTTTTGACCACTAAACCAGTTCTTTATGTTGCTAATGTGGATGAAGATGTGGTTTCAGAACCTGACTCTATCGACTATGTTAAACAAATTCGTGAATTTGCAGCGACAGAAAATGCTGAAGTAGTCGTTATTTCTGCGCGTGCTGAGGAAGAAATTTCTGAGTTAGACGATGAAGATAAGCAAGAGTTTCTTGAAGCACTTGGGTTGACAGAATCAGGCGTTGACAAGTTGACTCGCGCTGCTTACCACTTGCTTGGACTGGGAACTTATTTCACAGCTGGTGAAAAAGAAGTTCGCGCTTGGACCTTCAAACGTGGTATGAAGGCTCCTCAAGCAGCTGGTATTATCCACTCAGACTTTGAAAAAGGATTTATTCGTGCAGTAACCATGTCATATGAGGATCTAGTGAAATACGGATCTGAAAAGGCCGTAAAAGAAGCTGGGCGCTTGCGTGAAGAAGGTAAAGAATATATCGTTCAAGATGGCGATATCATGGAATTCCGCTTTAATGTCTAA
- a CDS encoding DUF951 domain-containing protein: MYQVGNFVEMKKPHACTIKSTGKKANRWEITRVGADIKIKCSNCDHVVMMGRYDFDRKMNKIID; the protein is encoded by the coding sequence ATGTATCAAGTTGGAAATTTTGTTGAAATGAAAAAACCACATGCTTGCACCATCAAGTCAACAGGAAAAAAAGCTAATCGTTGGGAAATTACACGTGTAGGAGCAGATATAAAAATCAAATGTAGCAATTGTGACCATGTTGTCATGATGGGGCGCTATGATTTTGATCGAAAAATGAATAAAATTATTGACTGA
- the dnaN gene encoding DNA polymerase III subunit beta: MIHFSINKNLFLQALNTTKRAISSKNAIPILSTVKIDVTNEGVTLIGSNGQISIENFISQKNEDAGLLITSLGSILLEASFFINVVSSLPDVTLDFKEIEQNQIVLTSGKSEITLKGKDSEQYPRIQEISASTPLILETKLLKKIINETAFAASTQESRPILTGVHFVLSQHKELKTVATDSHRLSQKKLTLEKNSDDFDVVIPSRSLREFSAVFTDDIETVEIFFANNQILFRSENISFYTRLLEGNYPDTDRLIPTDFNTTITFDVVNLRQSMERARLLSSATQNGTVKLEIKDGVVSAHVHSPEVGKVNEEIDTDQVTGEDLTISFNPTYLIDSLKALNSEKVTISFISAVRPFTLVPADTDEDFMQLITPVRTN, translated from the coding sequence ATGATTCATTTTTCAATTAATAAAAATTTATTTCTACAAGCTTTAAATACTACTAAGAGAGCTATTAGTTCTAAAAATGCCATTCCAATTTTATCAACTGTCAAAATTGACGTGACCAATGAAGGTGTTACTTTAATTGGTTCAAATGGTCAAATTTCAATTGAAAATTTTATTTCTCAAAAAAATGAAGATGCTGGTTTGTTAATTACTTCTTTAGGTTCAATTCTTCTTGAAGCTTCTTTCTTTATCAATGTTGTATCTAGTCTACCTGATGTGACTCTTGATTTTAAAGAAATTGAACAAAATCAAATTGTTTTAACTAGCGGCAAATCAGAAATTACCCTAAAAGGAAAAGATAGCGAGCAATATCCACGAATCCAAGAAATTTCAGCAAGCACTCCTTTAATTCTTGAAACAAAATTACTTAAGAAAATTATCAATGAAACAGCTTTTGCTGCAAGTACACAAGAAAGTCGTCCAATTTTAACAGGTGTTCATTTTGTATTGAGCCAACACAAAGAGTTAAAAACAGTTGCAACAGACTCTCATCGTCTAAGCCAGAAAAAATTAACGCTTGAAAAAAATAGTGATGATTTTGATGTCGTGATTCCTAGCCGTTCTCTACGCGAATTTTCAGCAGTATTTACAGACGATATTGAAACTGTAGAGATTTTCTTTGCCAACAATCAAATCCTCTTTAGAAGCGAAAATATTAGCTTCTATACTCGTTTGTTAGAAGGTAACTATCCTGATACAGATCGTTTGATTCCAACAGACTTTAACACTACTATTACTTTTGATGTTGTAAACTTACGCCAGTCAATGGAGCGTGCTCGCCTTTTATCAAGTGCGACTCAAAATGGTACTGTAAAACTTGAAATAAAAGATGGGGTTGTTAGCGCTCATGTTCACTCTCCAGAAGTTGGTAAAGTAAACGAAGAAATCGATACTGATCAAGTTACTGGTGAAGATTTGACCATTAGTTTCAATCCAACTTATTTGATTGATTCCCTTAAGGCTTTAAATAGCGAAAAGGTGACCATTAGCTTTATCTCAGCCGTTCGTCCATTTACTCTTGTGCCAGCAGACACTGATGAGGACTTCATGCAGCTCATTACACCAGTTCGTACAAATTAA
- the dnaA gene encoding chromosomal replication initiator protein DnaA — MKEKQFWNRILEFAQERLTRSMYDFYAIQAELIKIEENVATIFLPRSEMEMVWEKQLKDIIVVAGFEIYDAEITPHYIFTKPQDTIIPQVEEAPNSTLYNYSPKLASIPYSDTGLKEKYTFDNFIQGDGNVWAVSAALAVSEDLALTYNPLFIYGGPGLGKTHLLNAIGNEILKNIPDARVKYIPAESFINDFLEHLRLGEMDKFKKTYRSLDLLLIDDIQSLSGKKVATQEEFFNTFNVLHNNQKQIVLTSDRSPKHLEGLEERLVTRFSWGLTQNITPPDFETRIAILQSKTEHLDYHFQSDTLEYLAGQFDSNVRELEGAINDITLIARVKKIKDITIDIAAEAIRARKQDVNQMLVIPIDKIQNEVGNFYGVSVKEMKGSRRLQNIVLARQVAMYLSRELTDNSLPKIGKEFGGKDHTTVIHAHAKIKSLIDEDDNLRLEIESIKKKIK, encoded by the coding sequence GTGAAAGAAAAACAATTTTGGAATCGTATATTAGAATTTGCTCAAGAAAGACTGACTCGATCCATGTATGATTTCTATGCTATTCAAGCTGAACTCATTAAGATAGAGGAAAATGTTGCCACCATATTTTTACCACGATCTGAAATGGAAATGGTCTGGGAAAAACAACTAAAAGATATCATTGTAGTAGCTGGTTTTGAGATTTATGATGCTGAAATAACTCCCCACTATATTTTCACCAAGCCTCAAGATACGATTATCCCACAAGTTGAAGAAGCTCCAAATTCAACTCTCTATAACTATAGTCCAAAGTTAGCATCTATTCCTTATTCGGATACTGGATTAAAAGAAAAGTATACCTTTGATAATTTTATCCAAGGGGATGGAAATGTTTGGGCAGTATCAGCCGCCTTGGCTGTCTCTGAAGATTTGGCCTTGACCTATAATCCTCTTTTTATCTATGGAGGACCTGGCCTTGGTAAGACTCACTTACTCAATGCCATTGGGAATGAGATTTTGAAAAATATTCCTGATGCGCGTGTTAAGTACATTCCTGCTGAAAGCTTTATAAACGACTTTCTTGAACATCTGAGACTGGGTGAAATGGATAAGTTCAAAAAAACCTACCGTAGCCTCGATCTCTTGTTAATTGATGATATTCAATCGCTGAGTGGAAAAAAAGTTGCAACTCAGGAAGAATTTTTCAATACTTTCAATGTTCTCCATAACAATCAAAAACAAATTGTTCTGACTAGTGATCGTAGTCCTAAACACTTAGAGGGCCTTGAAGAAAGACTTGTCACGCGCTTTAGCTGGGGCTTGACGCAAAACATCACACCACCTGACTTTGAGACACGTATTGCCATTTTACAAAGCAAAACAGAACATTTAGACTACCATTTCCAAAGTGATACCCTAGAATACCTAGCTGGTCAATTTGATTCAAACGTCCGAGAACTTGAAGGAGCAATCAACGACATCACTTTAATTGCCAGAGTGAAGAAGATTAAAGATATCACAATCGATATCGCTGCAGAGGCTATTCGAGCACGTAAACAAGATGTTAACCAGATGCTCGTCATCCCAATTGATAAAATCCAAAATGAAGTCGGTAATTTTTATGGTGTCAGTGTCAAAGAAATGAAGGGAAGCAGACGCCTTCAAAATATTGTTTTAGCCCGTCAAGTAGCTATGTATTTATCTAGAGAACTAACAGATAATAGTCTTCCAAAAATTGGGAAGGAATTTGGTGGAAAAGATCACACAACAGTCATTCATGCCCATGCCAAAATTAAATCTTTGATTGATGAAGACGATAATTTACGTTTAGAAATTGAATCCATCAAAAAGAAAATTAAATAG
- a CDS encoding ParB/RepB/Spo0J family partition protein — MEKFEMISITDIQKNPYQPRKEFDGEKLHELAQSIKENGVIQPIIVRQSPVIGYEILAGERRYRASLLAGLRSIPAVVKQLSDQEMMVQSIIENLQRENLNPIEEARAYESLVEKGFTHAEIADKMGKSRPYISNSIRLLSLPEQIISEVENGKLSQAHARSLVGLNKEQQDYFFQRIIEEDISVRKLEALLTEKKQKKLQKTNHFIQNEEEQLKKLLGLDVEIKLSKKDSGKIIIAFSNPEEYSRIINSLK, encoded by the coding sequence ATGGAAAAATTTGAAATGATTTCTATCACAGATATACAAAAAAATCCCTATCAACCTCGAAAAGAATTTGATGGAGAAAAACTACATGAACTAGCACAGTCTATCAAAGAAAATGGGGTCATTCAACCGATTATTGTTCGTCAATCTCCTGTTATTGGTTATGAAATCCTTGCAGGAGAGAGACGCTATCGGGCTTCACTTTTAGCTGGTCTAAGGTCTATCCCAGCTGTTGTTAAACAGCTTTCAGATCAAGAGATGATGGTCCAGTCCATCATTGAAAATTTGCAAAGAGAAAATTTAAATCCAATAGAAGAAGCACGCGCCTATGAATCTCTTGTAGAGAAAGGATTTACCCATGCTGAAATTGCAGATAAAATGGGCAAGTCTCGTCCTTATATCAGCAACTCTATTCGCTTGCTGTCCTTGCCAGAACAGATTATCTCAGAAGTAGAAAATGGCAAACTATCACAAGCTCATGCGCGTTCTCTAGTTGGGTTGAATAAGGAACAACAAGACTATTTCTTTCAACGAATTATAGAGGAAGACATTTCTGTAAGGAAGTTAGAAGCTCTTCTGACAGAGAAAAAACAAAAGAAACTTCAAAAAACGAATCATTTCATACAAAATGAAGAAGAACAGTTAAAAAAACTACTCGGATTAGATGTAGAAATCAAACTGTCTAAAAAAGATAGCGGAAAAATCATTATTGCTTTCTCAAATCCAGAAGAATACAGTAGAATTATCAACAGCCTGAAATAA
- a CDS encoding S1C family serine protease: protein MKHLKTFYKKWFQLLVVIVISFISGALGSFSINQLTQKSTISTSNNNSTITQTAYKNENSTTQAVNKVKDAVVSVITYSANRQNSVFGNDDTDTDSQQISSEGSGVIYKKNDKEAYIVTNNHVINGASKVDIRLSDGTKVPGEIVGADTFSDIAVVKISSEKVTTVAEFGDSSKLTVGETAIAIGSPLGSEYANTVTQGIVSSLNRNVSLKSEDGQAISTKAIQTDTAINPGNSGGPLINIQGQVIGITSSKIATNGGTSVEGLGFAIPANDAINIIEQLEKNGKVTRPALGIQMVNLSNINTSDIRRLNIPSNVTSGVVVRSVQSNMPANGHLEKYDVITKVDDKDIASSTDLQSALYNHSIGDTIKITYYRNGKEETTSIKLDKSSGDLES, encoded by the coding sequence ATGAAACATCTAAAAACATTTTACAAAAAATGGTTTCAATTATTAGTCGTTATCGTCATTAGCTTTATTAGTGGAGCCTTGGGTAGCTTTTCAATAAACCAACTAACTCAAAAAAGTACTATAAGTACCTCTAACAACAATAGTACTATTACACAGACTGCCTATAAGAATGAAAATTCAACAACACAGGCTGTTAACAAAGTAAAAGATGCCGTTGTATCTGTTATTACTTATTCAGCAAACAGACAAAATAGCGTATTTGGTAATGATGATACTGACACTGATTCTCAGCAAATCTCTAGTGAAGGATCTGGGGTTATTTATAAAAAGAATGATAAAGAAGCTTATATTGTCACCAATAATCACGTTATAAATGGCGCCAGCAAAGTAGATATTCGTTTGTCAGATGGAACTAAAGTACCTGGAGAAATTGTCGGAGCGGATACTTTCTCTGATATTGCTGTCGTCAAAATCTCTTCAGAAAAAGTTACAACAGTAGCTGAGTTTGGTGATTCTAGCAAGTTAACCGTAGGAGAAACTGCTATTGCCATTGGTAGCCCGTTAGGTTCTGAATATGCAAATACTGTCACTCAAGGTATCGTATCTAGTCTTAATCGAAATGTATCTTTAAAATCTGAAGATGGACAAGCCATTTCTACAAAAGCAATCCAAACTGATACTGCTATTAACCCAGGTAACTCTGGTGGCCCACTAATCAATATTCAAGGACAAGTTATCGGAATTACCTCAAGTAAAATTGCTACAAATGGAGGAACATCTGTAGAAGGTCTTGGTTTTGCAATACCTGCAAATGATGCTATCAATATTATTGAACAGTTGGAAAAGAACGGAAAAGTGACTCGTCCAGCTTTGGGCATCCAAATGGTCAATCTCTCAAATATTAATACAAGTGATATTAGAAGACTGAATATTCCAAGCAATGTAACATCTGGTGTAGTTGTTCGTTCTGTACAAAGTAATATGCCTGCCAATGGTCACCTTGAAAAATACGATGTTATTACAAAAGTAGATGACAAAGACATTGCTTCATCAACAGATTTACAAAGTGCTCTTTACAATCATTCTATCGGAGACACCATTAAGATAACTTACTATCGTAACGGTAAAGAAGAAACTACATCTATTAAACTTGACAAGAGTTCAGGTGATTTAGAATCTTAA